The Amycolatopsis sp. QT-25 genomic sequence GGCGATACCCGCGAGCGTTCGCTGGGTGCCGCCGATGCGGACGAGGTGGGCGTCCTGTACGCCGGTCGACGCGACGATCAGGGTCAGTGATCGCCTGCGCCGGGTGCCGGGTTGGGTGCTGGACTACGTCCTCGTGCACGAACTCGCGCATCTGAAGGAACCAGGGCACAACGCGGCGTTCTGGGAACTCGTTCGCCGTTATCCCAAGACCGAACGCGCCATCGGCTACCTGGAGGGTCTGTCCTCCGCCGCCGGTTGGGGCATCGCGGCGGAGGACTGACGTGCCTCAGCTGTTGTCTTCGTCGCCCTTGGGCTTGTTCTTCTCACGCTCGGTGCGTTCGATCTCGGCGATCGGATCGATGCCTTCCAGCGTCGACTCGCCATCGCCGAGACGTTCGGAGAAGTCAAGCGGCTCGTCGAGATCTTCGGCCGTCGGCATGAGGTCGGGGTGGGACCAGAGGCCGTCCCGCTTCTCGATGCCGTGCTGGTCTCCGACGAGCTTCCACAGCGAGGAGGCCGCCCGCATCCGCCTGGGCCGGAGCTCGAGGCCGACCAAGGTGGCGAAGGTCTGCTCGGCCGGACCACCCGTGGCGCGGCGGCGGCGCAGCGTCTCCCGGAGCGCGTCCGCGCCCGGAAGGCGATCGCCGATCGCCTCGGCGACCACGACGTCGACCCAGCCTTCGACCAGTGCGAGCAGGGTCTCCAGTCGGTTCAGCGCCGCCTTCTGCTCGGGCGAGGTCTGCGGCTCGAGCAGGCCGGAGGACATGGCTTCTTCGATGCTGGCCGGGTTCGACGGGTCGATCTGGCCCGCGAGCTGCTCCAGCGCCGAGGTGTCGACGGAGATGCCGCTCGCGAACTCCTCGACAGTGGCCAGCAGCCGCTGCCGCAGCCAAGGAACGTGGGCGAAGAGCCGCTGGTGGGCGGCCTCGCGCGCGGCGATGAAGACCAGCACCTCGCTGATCGGCAGCTCCAGGCCCTCGGTGAACTTCTCGATGTTCGCCGGCAGCAGCGCGGAGGTGGCCGCGGGGCCGAGCGGAAGACCGACCTCGGTGGAGGTGAGCACCTCGGAAGCCAACTGAGCCAGGGCATTACCGAGCTGGGAGCCGAAGGCCATCCCGCCCATTTGCCCCATCATCGAGAGAAGCGGGCCGGCGGCCTGCTTGGCCTCCTCGGGCAGGGCCTGGACCCATGCGCCCGAGACCTGCTGGGCGACGGGGTCGCAGAGGCGCTGCCAGGTGGGCAGGGTCTTCTCGACCCAGGTGCGCGCGGACCAGGCGACAGTCGACGTCGCTCCGGCGGGCAGGATCGTCGCGGCGTCGAGCCACAGCTCTGCCAGGTGGGCGGCATCGCGGACGGCTGTGCTCGAGTCGCCGCCGCTGGATGACGAAAAGCCGAGCTTGACGTCGTCGCCGTCGCTGCTGCTGAGGTTCTGCAACGCGATCTGTTTCGCCAGGTCGTAGTTGACCGGTCCGGTCGAGCTGCCGGCCTGGCTGAGCATCTGACCCAGCTGGCTGAGCATCTGACCGAGCTGATTGAAGGCCTCGGCGCCGGAGGGCTGGCCGCCGGAATCCGACGGCTCGTTCTCGCCTCGTTTGTCGGGATCGGGCGGTCCGAAGCCGAACGGGGGTTTGCTCATGGCACCACCGTACGCGGGTCATGGGAGCCAGAGCTCGTCAACTGGAGTGATGAGTGTGGCCTTCACCGAGAAGCGAACACAGTCACCGTACGCTGTCACGCGTGACAGAGCCCTCGGAGCAGACCACAGCAACGCGGAGCCGTGCGGGCTCCGCGAGGGACCAGGACCGCTCCGAGCGGCGACTGACCCGGCGCGGTTGGACGCTACTGGTCAGCGGGGCACTGTTCGTCACCTTCGCACTGGTCGGGTTCTTCATCCCGGTGCCGTACGTGGCGATCAGCCCCGGACCGACCTACGACACGCTCGGCAAGGACGCTGCCGGACAGCCCGTGATCCAGGTCAACGGGCACGAGATCTTCCAGACCTCCGGTGAGCTGCGGATGACGACCGTCTCCCTGCGCGATGGCGGCATCACCCTGTTCAACGCGCTCGGGCTCTGGGCGAGTGGCCGGTACGCGCTGGCGCCGCGCGAGGAGTATTTCAAGCCGGGCGAGACCAACGAGCAGGTCCGCCAGGAGAACATCCAGCAGTTGCAGGACTCGCAGAGCGCCGCCCAAGTCGCCGCGCTGCGCCGCAAGGCCCCGGTGAAGGTGCTCGCGAAGACGATCGTCTCCGGCAGCCCGGCCGACAAGGTGCTCGCTCCGGGCGACCGGCTGCTGGTGGTCAACGGGAAGACGGTCACCGAGGCGGCCGACGTGCGGGCCGCTCTGAACGGCACGAAACCGGGACAGACCGTCCAGATCACCTTCAAATCCGACGGGCAGGCCGAACGCACCGTGCCGCTCACTCTTGCGCAGCGGCCCGATGGCCCCGAGGGTTTCATGGGCCTGACGGCGGTGGACCGCGCCGATGTTCCCTTCGATGTGAAAATTTCGCTGCAAGACGTCGGCGGCCCGTCGGCGGGCCTGATGTTCGCGCTCGCGATCGTCGACAAGATGGAACCCGGCGACCTCGCCGGTGGCAGGCACATCGCCGGGACGGGCGAGATCACGGAGAAGGGCGTCGTCGGTGCGATCGGCGGCATCTCGTTCAAGGTGGTCGGCGCCCGCGAGGCCGGTGCCACCGATTTCCTCGTGCCCGCGCACAACTGCGCCGAGGCGAAGACCGCGGCGCCCGATGGCCTGAACCTGATCCAGGTGTCCACGCTGGACGAAGCGATAGCGCAGCTGGAGAACCTCAAGGCGGGCCGGCCCACCGCCTCCTGCTGACTGCCGGGGGAGCAAGGGACCTTTGCTAGCGCCTCGCGGGGTTGACCGAAGAGAGCAAGGGACCTTTGCTACTGCACGCCTCACGACGCGGGCGGGCGGTAGCAAAGGTCCCTTGCTCTCTTTCCGCAGGTCAGGGGAGAAGGGTCGCCCTCAGGGCTTCGAGCAGGTTGGGGGCCAGCTCCGGGTTCTCGATGATCTCGTCGACAGGGACATCACCGGGCTCTTCGGACTGCCCGGCGCCGCGAAGCCGCATGACGCACGCGCCGGCGCCATCTCGCAGGACAGCGGCGACAAGTCGGGCTTCAGTACGGCGCGGGTGGTCGGCGGCCGCTTGACGCAAGCGTTCGGCATCGGTCTCGGGCGCGGCCGGAAGCTCGGCTTCGGCGTCCGGCGGCAGCACGATGATCTCCTGCGCGAGCGCGCATCCCAGCACCAGATCGGGCCACGCGATCTGCGCCAGCGCTTCACCGAGGTCACCCTCCGGCAGCGCCTCCTGGGCGACCGGCGTCAGCGGGGCCGACGCGTCGAGCTGACCGGCCAGTTCGGGCTGTTCGTCCAGCAGTGCCGCGGTCGGCACCAGCGCGAACAACTGCGGCGGCTGATCCCATCCTCCGGAGGCGACGAACTCCTCGACTTCGCGGGCCAGGCCGGCCACGCCCTGCTGCTCACTCGATGCCATTGGCACATCGTTCCAGGCGGCCGGGACGGCGGCCTTCCGAGTCCGGTTTGGGCGGGTTCCGGGAACTTCCGACGGCATCCGTAGAGTTAGAGCAACAGGGGCCGCGCGCGGTACGCGCGCCCCAGCGAAAAGTTCACCAAACCAGGAGCGTGTGCAGTGGCCACTCGGCCCCCCGTGAGCCTGCCGAAGCTGTCCCGGCGCAGCCGGATACTGCTCATCATCGCCGCAGTGGTCATTCTGGCCCTCCTGCTGGGCGCGAGACTGCTGGACACCTACGTCGACTGGTTGTGGTTCGGCGAGGTCGGCGCCCGGACGGTGTTCAGCACGGTGTTGCTCACTCGTGTCGTCTTGTTCTTCGCCGTAGGGCTCTTGGTGGGAGGTTCGCTCGCGGTCAGTTTGATGATCGCGTACCGGTCCAGGCCCGTCTTCGTGCCGATCTCCGGCAACGACGATCCGCTCGCGCGCTATCGGTCGGCGATCGTCGGCCGGATCCGGCTGTTCGGCATCGGCATCCCGGTGCTCACCGGGCTCATCGCCGGCGCGTCCGCGCAGAGCGACTGGCAGGTCGTGCAGCTGTTCCTGAACGGCACGCCGTTCGGTCAGACTGATCCCGAATTCGGCAACGACGTCGGCTTCTACGCCTTCGACCTGCCGTTCTACAACTGGCTACTGGGCTGGCTGTTCATCTCCGTCGTCATCGCGTTCTTCGGCGCGCTGATCTCGCACTACATCTTCGGTGGCATCCGGCTCGCGGGCAAGGGCGGCCAGCTCGCCGGCCCGACGCGCGCCCAGCTCGCCATCACCATCGGCATCTTCGTGCTGCTGAAGGCTGTCGAGTACTTCTTCGACCGCTACAACCTATTGCTGTCGGATCGGGGATTGCCGCTGTTCGTCGGCGCGACCTACACCGACCTGAACGCGGTCCTGCCCGCGAAGCTGATCCTTCTGTGCATTTCGGTGATCTGCGCCGTCGCGTTCTTCGCCGGCGCGTTCCTGCGCAACCTGCAGCTGCCCGCGATCGCGTTGGTGCTGCTGATTCTGTCGAACGTGCTCGTCGGCGTCGCGTGGCCCGCGGTGCTCGACCAGTTCTCGGTCAAGCCCAACGCGAACGAAAAGGAATCCGCGTCGATCCAGCGCAACATGGACGCGACCCGGCAGGCGTTCGGCCTGACCAACGTCGAGTACAAGGATTACACCGGCAAGTCCGAGGCGACCTCCGCGGAGATCAAGGCGGACAAGGGGACTGTGCCGAATATCCGGCTTCTCGATCCGAACATCCTCAGTGACACCTTCACCCAGCGCGTCGGCCGTGAGAACTTCTACGGCTTCCCGTCCAAGCTCGACATCGACCGCTACACCCTGAACGGGGTCACGCAGGACTACATCGTCGCGGCCAAGGAGATCAAGACCGAGGGTCTCACCGGCAACCAGACGAACTGGATCAACAAGCACCTCGTCTACACCCACGGAAACGGTTTCGTCGCCGCGCCGGCCAACACGAT encodes the following:
- a CDS encoding zinc-dependent metalloprotease, with the translated sequence MSKPPFGFGPPDPDKRGENEPSDSGGQPSGAEAFNQLGQMLSQLGQMLSQAGSSTGPVNYDLAKQIALQNLSSSDGDDVKLGFSSSSGGDSSTAVRDAAHLAELWLDAATILPAGATSTVAWSARTWVEKTLPTWQRLCDPVAQQVSGAWVQALPEEAKQAAGPLLSMMGQMGGMAFGSQLGNALAQLASEVLTSTEVGLPLGPAATSALLPANIEKFTEGLELPISEVLVFIAAREAAHQRLFAHVPWLRQRLLATVEEFASGISVDTSALEQLAGQIDPSNPASIEEAMSSGLLEPQTSPEQKAALNRLETLLALVEGWVDVVVAEAIGDRLPGADALRETLRRRRATGGPAEQTFATLVGLELRPRRMRAASSLWKLVGDQHGIEKRDGLWSHPDLMPTAEDLDEPLDFSERLGDGESTLEGIDPIAEIERTEREKNKPKGDEDNS
- a CDS encoding PDZ domain-containing protein, which codes for MTEPSEQTTATRSRAGSARDQDRSERRLTRRGWTLLVSGALFVTFALVGFFIPVPYVAISPGPTYDTLGKDAAGQPVIQVNGHEIFQTSGELRMTTVSLRDGGITLFNALGLWASGRYALAPREEYFKPGETNEQVRQENIQQLQDSQSAAQVAALRRKAPVKVLAKTIVSGSPADKVLAPGDRLLVVNGKTVTEAADVRAALNGTKPGQTVQITFKSDGQAERTVPLTLAQRPDGPEGFMGLTAVDRADVPFDVKISLQDVGGPSAGLMFALAIVDKMEPGDLAGGRHIAGTGEITEKGVVGAIGGISFKVVGAREAGATDFLVPAHNCAEAKTAAPDGLNLIQVSTLDEAIAQLENLKAGRPTASC
- a CDS encoding PPA1309 family protein gives rise to the protein MASSEQQGVAGLAREVEEFVASGGWDQPPQLFALVPTAALLDEQPELAGQLDASAPLTPVAQEALPEGDLGEALAQIAWPDLVLGCALAQEIIVLPPDAEAELPAAPETDAERLRQAAADHPRRTEARLVAAVLRDGAGACVMRLRGAGQSEEPGDVPVDEIIENPELAPNLLEALRATLLP